One window of the Methanomassiliicoccaceae archaeon DOK genome contains the following:
- a CDS encoding 50S ribosomal protein L40e produces MARFKEAEARLLDKTVCMTCYATNPKKADKCRKCGSRDLRPKAKESRKQ; encoded by the coding sequence ATGGCACGCTTCAAAGAGGCCGAGGCAAGGCTCCTTGACAAGACCGTTTGCATGACCTGCTACGCCACCAACCCCAAGAAGGCTGACAAGTGCAGGAAGTGCGGGTCCCGCGACCTTAGGCCCAAGGCCAAAGAGAGCAGGAAGCAGTGA
- the nikR gene encoding nickel-responsive transcriptional regulator NikR produces MDGVTRIGVSLEPELLKAFDESISKKGYVSRSEAIRDLVRDSLAENEWKNEDEWMVGTVVMVYDHTMSSVGDKLTDMQHDHQSLVNTSVHIHLDHDKCMEILICEGRLGDLKKFANEITSVKGVLRGRLTMAAPSSGNLHHIGHRN; encoded by the coding sequence ATGGACGGAGTGACACGCATAGGAGTATCCCTGGAACCGGAGCTCCTGAAGGCATTCGACGAATCGATTTCCAAGAAGGGCTATGTAAGCAGATCCGAGGCGATACGCGACCTCGTGCGCGACTCCCTGGCCGAGAACGAGTGGAAGAACGAGGACGAATGGATGGTCGGCACCGTGGTCATGGTCTACGACCACACCATGAGCTCCGTCGGGGACAAGCTTACGGACATGCAGCACGACCACCAGTCACTGGTCAACACGTCCGTCCACATCCATCTGGACCACGACAAATGCATGGAGATCCTGATCTGCGAGGGCAGACTCGGGGACCTCAAGAAGTTCGCCAACGAGATCACGTCCGTCAAGGGCGTCCTCAGGGGAAGGCTGACTATGGCCGCCCCCTCGTCAGGGAACCTCCACCACATCGGTCACAGGAACTGA
- a CDS encoding response regulator produces MKILIVDDNVAVQEIIRDILAERSHNVRLASTVDEAVEKIKTFEPDVVMLDSWVGDEDGMHVISRTKEEMPNFDLKVILIKSSGELAPTDNPNIKGWVDKPFKSSDIIDAIEDLKLAEAEAVQAEEKKKSKRKTRQKESGGFFSRKKKAAPEPVQDLSESGVVFGLSYVMFEPEPELVYEFVSLFDPSKYSMMVITSDRAKAIKERFSYEDMDVLPLTSSGRAGTMEIQALGSMMVRISQFIEEKERPVVVFDTFGDIIEANGMNPSLLMLQQLMAGMTKTCTFAVSVDGTPLTDKDRGILLHNMQIYDKESI; encoded by the coding sequence ATGAAGATTCTGATCGTCGACGACAACGTGGCAGTCCAGGAGATCATCAGGGACATCCTAGCAGAGAGGAGCCACAACGTGCGTCTGGCGAGCACAGTGGACGAGGCCGTCGAGAAGATAAAGACCTTCGAGCCGGACGTCGTCATGCTCGACTCATGGGTCGGGGACGAGGACGGGATGCACGTCATATCCCGCACGAAGGAGGAGATGCCGAACTTCGACCTGAAGGTCATCCTCATAAAATCGTCCGGAGAGCTCGCTCCCACGGACAACCCGAACATCAAGGGCTGGGTGGACAAGCCGTTCAAGTCCTCCGACATCATCGACGCGATCGAGGACCTGAAGCTCGCCGAGGCCGAGGCCGTGCAGGCCGAGGAGAAGAAGAAGTCCAAGCGCAAGACCAGGCAGAAGGAGTCCGGAGGCTTCTTCTCCAGGAAGAAGAAGGCCGCTCCGGAGCCGGTCCAGGACCTGTCGGAGAGCGGCGTGGTGTTCGGACTCTCCTACGTGATGTTCGAGCCCGAGCCCGAACTGGTGTACGAGTTCGTGTCTCTGTTCGATCCCTCAAAGTACAGCATGATGGTCATCACCTCGGACAGGGCGAAGGCCATCAAGGAGAGGTTCAGCTACGAGGACATGGACGTCCTGCCCCTGACCTCCAGCGGAAGGGCGGGGACCATGGAGATCCAGGCGCTCGGGTCCATGATGGTTCGCATCTCACAGTTCATCGAGGAAAAGGAGAGGCCGGTGGTGGTCTTCGACACGTTCGGGGACATCATAGAGGCCAACGGGATGAACCCGTCCCTGCTCATGCTTCAGCAGCTCATGGCGGGGATGACCAAGACCTGCACGTTCGCGGTCTCGGTCGACGGGACGCCGCTCACCGACAAGGACCGCGGCATTCTGCTGCACAACATGCAAATCTACGACAAGGAGAGTATCTGA
- a CDS encoding asparagine synthase, translated as MSADIENLERAIVSAIRNGVEDQDVAVAFSGGLDSGLVAAVAKDYARSVTLYTSGKDQSYDVVMAQDMSERLGLPWLHIPITKDNIEQRLREMISITRTSSPLTLSFELPLFFVCKTVHEKYILGGQGSDELFYGYNKYVGLPDDELVRTRKTDLGKLISQTIPHETIVADHFGKKILYPYMDPIVTMQVNAMDLKDLKPMDADSRKLVLRQVARNLGYPFIAEKRKKAAQYGSGTMDLVREVAKDKGMTYPELVDSIYKELFE; from the coding sequence ATGTCGGCCGATATCGAGAATCTCGAGCGCGCAATCGTATCCGCTATCAGGAACGGGGTGGAGGACCAGGACGTCGCCGTGGCGTTCTCCGGCGGTCTCGACTCCGGACTCGTCGCAGCTGTCGCGAAGGACTACGCCAGGTCAGTCACGCTCTACACCTCCGGAAAGGACCAGTCATACGACGTCGTCATGGCACAGGACATGTCCGAGAGGCTCGGACTCCCGTGGCTACACATCCCGATCACAAAGGACAACATCGAGCAGAGGCTCAGGGAGATGATCTCGATCACCAGGACGTCCAGTCCCCTCACGCTCTCGTTCGAGCTCCCGCTGTTCTTCGTCTGCAAGACCGTCCATGAGAAGTACATCCTGGGCGGGCAGGGCTCCGACGAGCTGTTCTACGGCTACAACAAGTACGTGGGCCTGCCCGACGACGAGCTCGTCAGGACGAGGAAGACCGACCTGGGCAAGCTCATATCCCAGACGATCCCCCACGAGACCATCGTCGCCGACCACTTCGGCAAGAAGATCCTGTACCCCTACATGGACCCCATCGTGACCATGCAGGTAAACGCCATGGACCTCAAGGACCTCAAGCCCATGGACGCCGACTCCAGGAAGCTGGTCCTCAGGCAGGTCGCCAGGAACCTCGGGTACCCGTTCATAGCTGAGAAGAGGAAGAAGGCGGCCCAGTACGGGTCCGGGACGATGGACCTTGTCAGGGAGGTCGCCAAGGACAAGGGCATGACCTACCCGGAGCTCGTGGATTCGATTTACAAGGAACTCTTCGAGTGA
- a CDS encoding RimK family alpha-L-glutamate ligase, whose translation MNGVFVSNAYLRDPKFAEPAQMLSAAAKEMGIGLRCITNADLPCAIGASSEFEDILGEYGDFVIFWDKDVRLARNLQVCGYQVFNAPRCIEVCDDKAMTHIVLADHMIPSIETLVCPMCFGEYPDLDFLDEAVYRLGFPMVVKDCYGSLGMQVRLVRDVESLRDIFKGPYIPRILQRYIECSSTDIRLEVVGGEVVASVLRHGPPGDFRSNCSIGGRMIPYRPTRQESDLAVAAADAVGADFCGVDIIRTGEGPKVCEVNSNAHIRNLYECTGRDVSYDILGHIEKMIW comes from the coding sequence ATGAACGGCGTCTTCGTGTCCAACGCCTACCTCCGCGACCCAAAGTTCGCCGAGCCGGCGCAGATGCTCAGCGCGGCGGCGAAGGAGATGGGGATCGGCCTGAGGTGCATCACCAACGCGGACCTCCCGTGCGCCATCGGCGCCTCCTCGGAGTTCGAGGACATCCTGGGCGAGTACGGCGACTTCGTGATCTTCTGGGACAAGGACGTCCGCCTCGCCCGCAACCTGCAGGTCTGCGGCTACCAGGTGTTCAACGCCCCGCGCTGCATCGAGGTGTGCGACGACAAGGCGATGACGCACATAGTCCTCGCCGACCACATGATACCGTCGATCGAGACCCTGGTCTGTCCGATGTGTTTCGGGGAGTACCCCGACCTGGACTTCCTCGACGAGGCTGTGTACAGACTCGGTTTCCCGATGGTGGTGAAGGACTGCTATGGCTCGCTCGGCATGCAGGTCCGCCTGGTGAGGGACGTCGAATCCCTCAGGGACATCTTCAAGGGGCCGTACATCCCGAGGATTCTCCAGAGGTACATCGAATGCTCGTCCACCGACATCCGCCTGGAGGTCGTGGGCGGCGAGGTCGTGGCATCGGTCCTCAGACACGGACCTCCGGGTGACTTCAGGTCCAACTGCAGCATCGGCGGGAGGATGATCCCCTACAGGCCCACCAGACAGGAGAGCGACCTGGCGGTGGCCGCCGCGGACGCCGTCGGCGCGGACTTCTGCGGGGTCGACATCATACGCACCGGCGAGGGGCCCAAGGTGTGCGAGGTGAACTCCAACGCCCACATCAGGAACCTGTACGAGTGCACCGGCAGGGACGTCTCATACGACATCCTGGGCCACATAGAGAAGATGATCTGGTGA
- a CDS encoding ATP-grasp domain-containing protein, translating to MRCWILYERDDLSKNGFFAGRLRACGESLGMETSVVTTDAMPDMTPDVVVSRQRDWGVSRSLESEGALVFNGSEVCRVCNDKLETYRMADSLGVPHLECSLPGEGLPPGPPWVVKSRSGHGGGQVRMAHDSEELATACAGMDDALVQEVAGVLGRDMRAYVLDGRILACVMRSSDTDFRANFSLGGRAELCDPPEECVGIIEEVVERLAPTFVGVDFTFGDGRVYLNEVEDVVGTRMLYSLTDLDPARLLMECVHSKSSL from the coding sequence TTGAGGTGCTGGATACTGTACGAGAGGGACGACCTGTCCAAGAACGGGTTCTTCGCCGGAAGGCTCCGCGCCTGCGGCGAGTCCCTCGGGATGGAGACGTCGGTTGTCACCACGGACGCCATGCCGGACATGACGCCCGACGTCGTGGTCTCCCGCCAGAGGGACTGGGGAGTCTCCCGTTCGCTGGAGTCGGAGGGGGCCCTCGTCTTCAACGGCTCCGAGGTGTGCAGGGTCTGCAACGACAAGCTTGAGACCTACAGGATGGCCGACTCGCTGGGAGTACCCCATCTGGAGTGCTCCCTCCCCGGCGAGGGCCTCCCGCCGGGACCCCCGTGGGTGGTGAAGTCCCGCTCGGGACACGGAGGGGGACAGGTCAGAATGGCCCACGATTCGGAGGAGCTCGCGACGGCCTGCGCAGGGATGGACGACGCCCTCGTCCAGGAGGTCGCCGGAGTGCTCGGGAGGGACATGCGCGCATACGTCCTCGACGGGAGGATACTGGCATGCGTGATGCGCTCGTCGGACACGGACTTCCGTGCGAACTTCAGCCTCGGAGGACGGGCGGAGCTGTGCGATCCCCCGGAGGAATGCGTCGGGATCATAGAGGAGGTTGTGGAAAGGCTCGCCCCGACGTTCGTCGGGGTGGATTTCACGTTCGGGGACGGTCGCGTCTACCTGAACGAGGTGGAGGACGTGGTGGGGACCAGGATGCTGTACTCGCTTACGGACCTGGACCCCGCCCGTCTCCTGATGGAGTGCGTTCACTCGAAGAGTTCCTTGTAA
- a CDS encoding bifunctional folylpolyglutamate synthase/dihydrofolate synthase gives MEWFDGLTRRGVKPGLDNTEELLRRIGDPREGMRYIHVAGTDGKGSVCAMVESVLKASGFRVGAFTSPFIMRVNECIRIDGEEIPDADLDQLIGMVRPHAEAMAAEGRECTNFEVLTVLALKYFSLVSADIVVVEVGMGGRLDSTNVIVPEVSVINNIGMEHTEFLGDSIQKIALEKAGIMKPGVPCVTMNPDEVYRTLEGHAAEVGCPLRRVMQEDVEVMASWPDCVDMVYKGESYTVALPGRHQARNASLAIEAVMALPEYEDRISEHLSEGLETVSWPCRMQKLLAEPIILDVTHTMNGARCLHSDVSEIYGKVVLVLAMLSDKDIEGVSMELAPIAEKVYVAAPRSPRAASPERVADIMSGYHEVDGVFPTVDDALDAALEERDDMNVLVTGSFRTAEDALRWLQSRYARS, from the coding sequence ATGGAATGGTTCGACGGACTCACCAGAAGGGGGGTCAAGCCGGGCCTGGACAACACTGAGGAGCTTCTGAGACGCATCGGCGATCCCCGCGAGGGCATGAGGTACATCCATGTGGCGGGGACCGACGGCAAGGGGTCCGTCTGCGCGATGGTGGAGTCGGTGCTGAAGGCGTCGGGTTTCCGCGTCGGTGCATTCACGTCCCCCTTCATCATGAGGGTGAACGAGTGCATCCGCATCGACGGGGAGGAGATCCCCGACGCGGACCTGGACCAGCTCATAGGGATGGTCAGGCCCCACGCGGAGGCCATGGCGGCGGAGGGCAGGGAGTGCACCAACTTCGAGGTCCTCACCGTCCTTGCCCTGAAGTACTTCTCTCTGGTGTCCGCGGACATCGTCGTCGTCGAGGTCGGCATGGGCGGCAGGCTAGACAGCACCAACGTCATCGTACCCGAGGTGTCCGTGATCAACAACATAGGCATGGAGCACACCGAGTTCCTGGGCGACAGCATACAGAAGATCGCCCTGGAGAAGGCCGGGATCATGAAGCCCGGAGTGCCCTGCGTCACGATGAACCCCGACGAGGTTTACCGCACGCTGGAGGGTCATGCCGCCGAGGTCGGATGCCCTCTGAGGCGCGTCATGCAGGAGGACGTCGAGGTCATGGCGAGCTGGCCCGACTGCGTGGACATGGTGTACAAGGGCGAGAGCTACACCGTGGCCCTGCCGGGAAGGCACCAGGCGAGGAACGCCTCCCTGGCCATAGAGGCGGTCATGGCCCTGCCGGAGTACGAGGACAGGATATCCGAGCATCTGTCCGAGGGTCTGGAGACGGTGTCGTGGCCGTGCAGGATGCAGAAGCTCCTGGCGGAGCCGATCATACTGGACGTGACCCACACCATGAACGGGGCCAGATGCCTCCATTCGGACGTCTCGGAGATCTACGGCAAGGTGGTCCTGGTCCTGGCCATGCTCAGCGACAAGGACATCGAGGGGGTCTCGATGGAGCTGGCCCCGATCGCCGAGAAGGTCTACGTCGCAGCCCCAAGGTCGCCCAGGGCGGCGTCCCCGGAAAGGGTCGCGGACATAATGTCCGGTTACCACGAGGTCGACGGTGTGTTCCCCACGGTGGACGACGCACTGGATGCGGCGCTCGAGGAGAGGGACGACATG
- a CDS encoding phosphopyruvate hydratase, which produces MQIEKVWAREVLDSRGNPTVEAEITVKGHRITAIAPSGASTGTWEAHELRDGGDRYGGKGVLKAVENVRTEIAKKITGMDPTDQKGIDYAMIELDGTDNKTRLGGNATVAVSLAVARAGALAEGVPVYEHIGNDHVTLPVPMLNIINGGKHAGGNLRIQECMIIPAGAKTFSDCLRMSSEVYMHLKSILKSKYGVGAINIGDEGGFAPPLDTVDEALSTIVSAISDAGYVPGKDVYLAIDAASSEFYSDGVYDVDDMKLTAGELADHYVELTKAHPLISIEDPFFEDDFAATAELTKKVGGHVQIVGDDLFVTNSKRLRRGIDEGAANALLLKVNQIGTITEAGEAAQMSFDNGYNVVVSHRSGESEDTTIADLSVGWGSGEIKTGAPARGERTAKYNRLLRIEEDLGSKARFPGVSKFRL; this is translated from the coding sequence ATGCAGATCGAGAAGGTTTGGGCAAGGGAGGTGCTCGACTCCAGGGGGAACCCCACCGTCGAGGCCGAGATCACGGTCAAAGGTCACAGGATTACGGCCATCGCGCCGTCCGGAGCGTCCACCGGCACATGGGAGGCCCACGAGCTGAGGGACGGCGGGGACAGGTACGGCGGGAAGGGCGTCCTCAAAGCCGTGGAGAACGTCCGCACGGAGATCGCCAAGAAGATCACCGGTATGGACCCCACGGACCAGAAGGGGATCGACTACGCCATGATCGAGCTCGACGGAACCGACAACAAGACCAGGCTCGGCGGTAACGCCACTGTGGCCGTCTCCCTGGCCGTGGCAAGGGCCGGAGCCCTCGCAGAGGGTGTCCCCGTCTACGAGCACATAGGAAACGACCACGTCACGCTGCCCGTGCCCATGCTGAACATCATCAACGGCGGAAAGCACGCGGGAGGGAACCTGAGGATACAGGAGTGCATGATCATCCCCGCCGGAGCCAAGACGTTCTCAGACTGCCTCAGGATGTCCTCCGAGGTCTATATGCACCTCAAGTCCATCCTGAAGTCCAAGTACGGTGTCGGCGCCATCAACATCGGTGACGAGGGCGGATTCGCACCTCCGCTGGACACCGTGGACGAGGCGCTCTCCACCATCGTGTCCGCCATCTCCGATGCCGGGTACGTCCCCGGCAAGGATGTGTACCTCGCGATCGACGCCGCATCGTCCGAGTTCTACAGCGACGGCGTCTACGACGTCGACGACATGAAGCTGACCGCCGGCGAGCTCGCCGACCACTATGTCGAGCTCACGAAGGCGCACCCCCTCATCAGCATCGAGGACCCGTTCTTCGAGGACGACTTCGCGGCAACCGCCGAACTGACCAAGAAGGTCGGCGGTCACGTGCAGATCGTCGGAGACGACCTCTTCGTCACCAACAGCAAGCGTCTCAGGCGCGGAATCGACGAGGGTGCCGCGAACGCCCTGCTCCTGAAGGTCAACCAGATCGGAACCATCACCGAGGCTGGAGAGGCCGCGCAGATGAGCTTCGACAACGGCTACAACGTTGTGGTGTCCCACAGGTCCGGGGAGTCCGAGGACACGACCATCGCAGACCTGTCCGTCGGCTGGGGATCCGGGGAGATCAAGACCGGGGCCCCCGCACGCGGCGAGAGGACGGCCAAGTACAACCGCCTGCTGAGGATCGAAGAGGACCTCGGTTCCAAGGCGAGATTCCCTGGCGTGTCCAAGTTCAGGCTCTGA
- a CDS encoding DNA topoisomerase I: MRKLIITEKANAARRISTILSDGKSHSSTSGGVTVISFESGGDDYDVVSLRGHIIELDYPKEYNDWSSTSPVDLVYAPQVKTVRVKSILNMIKDLATKADEIIIATDYDREGELIGMETVREAGADMGIVRRAKFSALTKGEVENAFSNLTDPDKKLADAAEARQIIDLAWGAVLTRLISLSSGQVGKNFMSVGRVQSPTLKLLVDRHEEIESFVPKPYWELVGKFGILAFKGSHASNPFWDKDEAEAILAVVADYKEGTVKSFEVTPKEEYRPAPFDTTQMQVEANKIGIPPTTAMKLAEDLYTGGYISYPRTENTEYPKTLNLRSVLEKLKDGEFKSEAEEILAQEKIIPSKGKRRTTDHPPIYPTAGASADKMKGDKWKLYELIVRRFLATVAPNAESEVTHCVIDVGGEDFNAEGYVLKKKGWKKYYGKYIKSNDSKLPALKVGDTVDIRSMGIVESETKPPYRYNQGSLIQEMDRLQLGTKSTRHDIIGKLYSRNYVQGNYMIPTPSGIALTKALENHGGGITEPDMTAKLESDMLKIMDGERTLDSVVTESQDMLHDVAQKISDDSEEIGSEIKAALRSQQHIGICPSCGNNMTIKRSKNGNFIGCDGYPDCKRAYPVPRGALIQTVETTCPVCGLPQLRIIRKGNPPSLQCIDPKCPSNTEKNDLGPCPTCEKGRLRIMYSKAGKRFAGCSEWPACTQTYPLRPRGSISYAGRQCTICKAPMINLGNTEECINPDCPGRKKSSRSKKTEKTDAEKAAAPSE; the protein is encoded by the coding sequence ATGAGAAAGCTGATTATCACCGAGAAGGCCAACGCCGCTAGGAGGATCTCCACCATTCTGTCGGACGGAAAGTCCCATTCCTCCACATCAGGCGGTGTGACGGTGATATCATTCGAGTCCGGAGGTGACGACTACGACGTCGTGAGCCTCAGGGGACACATCATCGAACTGGACTACCCGAAGGAGTACAACGACTGGAGCAGCACATCCCCCGTGGATCTGGTGTACGCCCCCCAGGTCAAGACCGTGAGGGTGAAGTCCATCCTCAACATGATCAAGGACCTCGCGACGAAGGCTGACGAGATCATCATCGCCACCGACTACGACAGGGAGGGAGAGCTCATCGGAATGGAGACCGTCCGCGAGGCGGGCGCCGACATGGGCATCGTCCGCAGGGCCAAGTTCAGCGCCCTGACCAAGGGCGAGGTCGAGAACGCGTTCAGCAACCTGACCGACCCCGACAAGAAGCTTGCCGACGCCGCTGAGGCCAGGCAGATCATCGACCTCGCATGGGGCGCCGTCCTCACGAGGCTGATCTCGCTCTCCTCGGGTCAGGTCGGGAAGAACTTCATGTCCGTGGGGAGGGTCCAGAGCCCCACTCTCAAGCTGCTGGTGGACAGGCACGAGGAGATCGAGAGCTTCGTGCCCAAACCGTACTGGGAGCTTGTGGGGAAGTTCGGCATACTCGCATTCAAAGGGTCCCACGCCTCCAACCCGTTCTGGGACAAGGACGAGGCCGAGGCGATACTGGCGGTCGTGGCTGATTACAAGGAGGGCACCGTGAAATCCTTCGAGGTCACTCCCAAGGAGGAGTACAGGCCGGCACCCTTCGACACGACCCAGATGCAGGTGGAGGCCAACAAGATCGGCATCCCGCCGACCACCGCCATGAAGCTGGCGGAGGACCTGTACACAGGAGGTTACATCTCATATCCGCGTACCGAGAACACCGAGTACCCCAAGACGCTCAACCTCAGGTCGGTGCTCGAGAAGCTCAAGGACGGAGAATTCAAGTCCGAGGCGGAGGAGATCCTGGCACAGGAGAAGATCATCCCCTCCAAGGGCAAGAGGAGGACCACGGACCACCCTCCGATCTACCCCACTGCCGGCGCCTCGGCGGACAAGATGAAGGGGGACAAGTGGAAGCTCTACGAGCTCATAGTCAGGAGGTTCTTGGCGACCGTCGCCCCCAACGCCGAATCCGAGGTCACCCACTGCGTCATCGATGTCGGAGGGGAGGACTTCAACGCCGAGGGCTACGTCCTGAAGAAGAAGGGCTGGAAGAAGTACTACGGCAAGTACATCAAGTCCAACGACAGCAAACTACCCGCACTGAAGGTCGGCGACACCGTCGACATAAGGTCCATGGGCATCGTCGAGTCCGAGACCAAGCCCCCCTACAGGTATAACCAGGGTTCGCTCATCCAGGAGATGGACAGGCTGCAGCTGGGGACCAAGTCCACCAGGCACGACATCATCGGCAAGCTGTACTCCAGGAACTACGTCCAGGGCAACTACATGATCCCCACTCCCAGCGGCATAGCGCTGACGAAGGCTCTGGAGAACCACGGAGGGGGCATCACCGAGCCCGACATGACGGCGAAGCTCGAATCCGACATGCTGAAGATAATGGACGGCGAGCGCACGCTGGACTCGGTCGTAACCGAGTCCCAGGACATGCTCCACGACGTCGCCCAGAAGATCTCTGACGATTCCGAGGAGATAGGGTCGGAGATCAAGGCCGCCCTCCGTTCACAGCAGCACATAGGCATATGCCCGTCCTGCGGGAACAACATGACCATCAAGAGGTCCAAGAACGGCAACTTCATCGGATGCGACGGGTACCCGGACTGCAAGCGCGCGTACCCAGTGCCCAGAGGGGCGCTCATACAGACGGTGGAGACCACTTGCCCCGTGTGCGGCCTCCCGCAGCTAAGGATCATCAGGAAGGGGAACCCTCCGTCCCTGCAGTGCATCGACCCCAAGTGTCCCAGCAACACCGAGAAGAACGACCTCGGCCCCTGCCCCACCTGCGAGAAGGGCAGGCTCAGGATAATGTACTCCAAGGCCGGGAAGAGGTTCGCAGGATGCTCCGAATGGCCCGCATGCACGCAGACGTACCCGCTCAGACCCAGAGGGAGCATATCGTACGCCGGAAGGCAGTGCACCATCTGCAAGGCGCCTATGATCAACCTCGGGAACACCGAGGAGTGCATCAACCCGGACTGCCCCGGAAGGAAGAAGTCCTCGAGATCCAAGAAGACCGAGAAGACCGATGCCGAGAAGGCGGCGGCACCTTCCGAATGA